The Caldicellulosiruptoraceae bacterium PP1 nucleotide sequence TAACCAATATGTTATTGTTAACACAAAAGAGGACGAAATTGATTATCCCGAAGGCGATAGCAATAAGTTGTTTAGGTATGATGGTAATGGTGGAATAAGGCTATCATTCTTAAACAGATTACTATTTTCTTATAAATATCAGGATTTAAGAATGCTGATTTCAACTGGTATTAATAGTAACAGTAAATTGCTGATTAACAGAAACATTATTGATAGAGCTAAAATGGTTGCTCCATTTTTTGAATATGACAATGACCCGTATATTCTTATTGATAAGAAAGGTAAATTATATTGGGTATTAGATGCTTATACAACAACAAAATTCTATCCATATTCTGAACCATTAGAAAGCGGTGTAAATTATATAAGAAATTCAGTAAAAGTAATAATAGATGCATACAATGGTAGTTTGAAGTTTTATATTGTTGATAAAAATGATCCAATAGTAAATGTCTATAAATCTATTTATCCTAAGCTATTTGAAACAAATTCTATACCAACTGATTTAGCTGAACATATTAGATATCCAGAACTTATTTTTAAGATTCAGTCAGAGATGTTAAAAAGATATCACATGACAAATGTCAATGTCTTTTATAATAAAGAGGATCTTTGGGATATAGGTAAGCATAAATCATCAGATGGTTCAATAGATAAGATCCCACCATACTATAGCATTGTTACACTACCAAATGAAACAAAAGAAGAAATGATACTTATGGTTCCATTTACTCCACTGAAATATAATACTATGATTGCATGGCTTGCTGCACGTTGCGATGGTGAAAACTATGGTAAACTAGTGCTATTTAAGTTTACGAAGGGTTCTACAGTTTATGGTCCGTTACAAATTGAGAATATGATTGACCAAGATCCTTCAATTTCAAAGGATTTATCTCTATGGGACCAAGGCGGTTCTAAGGTGATAAGGGGTAACCTTTTAATATTACCTATTGGTAATAAACTATTGTATATTGAACCTATTTATATTGCATCAGATAATACTTCAGCTTTACCTGAAGTTAAAAGAGTTATTGCTTCATACAATGGAAAAGTAGTAATGGGAGAATCTTTAAGCGATTCCTTATCATTATTGATAGGATCTCAGATAGATTTACAGGAAATCAAAAATGTAAATAATGCACCTGATACTACTACCGATAATAATTCAATAATTAAAAATGATGAGATATTAAAAGAGATTATAAACAATTTTGAAAAAGCAAAACAATCATTGAAAAGCGGAGACTTAGAGGAATTTGGAAAATTATTTAAAAAGCTTGATGAACAAATACAAAAAATAAAATAAAAAAGAGGCTTATAGCCTCTTTTTATTTACGAAAATATAATATATAGGTAAACCAATTAACGTAAGAAGTATTGAAAAGATTGAATCAACAGGGTTTGAAATAATATTATTAATAACTATATATGCACCACTTATTATTGCTATTAATGGGGTAAGTGGATAGAGAAAAGTATTATAGCCATCTTTATTTTTACCTTCTCTTTTTCTAACTATGAATATACCGATGAAAAAAAACACATAAAATATCCAAGTAGAAAACATAGCTAAATCAGTAAGTCTGTTGAAACTCCTAGTAAAGATATATAATAATGAAATAATAAAAATTAAAATTGTTGAATTAATTGGTGTTGCAGTAATTGGATGTAATTTTTTAAAAGTTTCGTTAAACACAAAACGGTTATTTTCTGCCATTGCGTAAGGTATTCTTATTCCAGTTAATGCAAAACCATTAAGTGTTCCAATAATAGAAATAATTATCCCAAGTGATATTAGTACTCCTCCAAAGTTTCCAAACAATGATTTAGAAATAATATTTATTGCATTATCTGATGAAATTAAACTTGAAATACCTAAAACGTTTATATATGAAATATTGATTATCAAATAAACACCCATTACAAAGATCATTCCTGAAATTAACACCAAAACCAAATTTTTCTTTGCATTCTTTATTTCACCGGCAACATTTGGGACAGAGAGCCAACCATCATATGCCCATAATGTTGATAAAACTGCAAGCCCAAAATTTCTTGTAGCTATTTCGGTTGACTCAAAATAAGTAAGTTCTATTGGTTTTAATAGTCCAGATACCATAATTAAAAAAATTGGTATTAATTTTAATATGGTTGCAACTAATTGAAAAATACCGCCATATTTATTTCCTAAAACATTAATAAAAATAATTAATGTCAATATTAAAACAGCTAATAGGTCATGCTGAAATTGAGAGATTTTTGTTAAGCTTCCTATTTGGTCAGCAAATAAAACAGATAAAGCTGATAAAATAGCTGGTGTATAAATTAATGTATTCATCCATCCAAATAAAAATGCAAAGGTTTTACCATATAGTTTTTCTAGATAAATATATAAGCCACCGGTAAAAGGATATCGTGATGAAAATTCAGCAGCAACTAAAGCACCTGCTAAAGACATTATACCTCCTAATGTCCATGCTAAGATAATAAAAAAGAAACTGCCACTATATTTTGCAACAGGTGTTGCTTTAAAAAATACACCAGATCCTATTACCATTCCGACTACTAGTGAAAATGCCATTGGGAAATTTAAGTTTTTTTTCAATTGAGTCTTATGCATTTTAGCCTCCTAACAAAATAATTGTATTTAATTTAATACAATTATTTTTATCAAAAAAAACTAACATTGGCAATACAAAAATTTATTTGTTTGTATTGAATATAAAAATTATTTTGTAGGTCTTTAAATATTTTATCTTTTATGCTAAAATAACATAGTTATAAAATGCTAATTATTATCTTTTTTAAGGAGGATAAAAATGGAATATAAAATTGAACATAAAGAAAAGAATAAAGTAACATTAGAAGTTGAAATACCAGCTGAAAAATTTGAAGAAAGTGTTCAAAAATCATATATAAAAAATGCTAAATATTTCAAGATTCCAGGTTTTAGACCAGGAAAGGCTCCAAGAGGACTTATTGAAAAACAGTATGGTGAAGAAGTATTTTTTGATGACGCTATTGATTTTATCTTAAATGAGACATATCCTCAAGTTGTTAAAGAAGCAAACCTTCAAATAGTAAGCCAACCAAAAGTTGATATTGTTCAAATAGGGAAAGGAAAGTCATTTATTTATAAAGCTGAAGTCTTTGTTAAACCTGAATTTGAATTAGGTCAATATAAAGATATTGAAATTGAAAAGGTAGAATATATTGTTTCTGATGAACAAGTTGAACATGAACTTGAGCATATGAGAGAGGACAACGCAAGATTTATAACAATAGAAGATAGACCAGCTCAAGATGGCGATTTAATTACCATTGATTTTGAAGGATTTGTTGATGATAAACCTTTTGAAGGAAATAGTGCTAATGATTATCAGCTTCAACTTGGTTCAAATACATTTATACCAGGATTTGAAGAACAAATTGTTGGAATGAACAAAGGTGAGGAAAAAACAATAGATGTTGTTTTCCCAGAAGATTATCATGCAAAAGACTTGGCTGGGAAACCAGCTAAATTTAGAGTAGTTTTAAAGGAAATAAAAGTAAAAGAATTGCCTGAATTAGATGATGAATTTGCAAAAGATGTAAGTGAATTTGAAACATTGGCAGAACTAAAAGAAGATATCAGAAAGAAGTTTAGTGAAAAAAATAAAGAAAAAGAAAAGGATGAGATGACATCTAAGATTTTAGATAAAATTGCTGAAAATACTCCTATTGATATTCCAGATTCAATGATTGAAAATCAAATTGACTACTATATTGAAGAAAGTGAAAGAACAATGAGATACTTTGGTTACACTTTAGATTCATATTTGAAAGCTGTAAATAAGACTATAGAAGAATATAGACAACAATTTAAAGATAGAGCATATATTGCAGTAAGAAATAACTTATTATTAGAGAAAATAGCGAAAGTAGAAAATATTGAAGCTAATGAAGAAGAAATACAAAAAGAGATTGAGAAACTTGCTTCAAGTTACAAAATGGAAGTTGAGAAATTTAGAGAAAATCTTAAACCTGATGATATTGAATATATTAAAGAGGGTATAATCATAAATAAAGCTTTAGATTTAATTTATAATAGTGCTAAAATAGTGGAAAAGAACACTGAACAGAAAGATGCTTAATATTTTATTAAACATGGGAGGGATATGATATGTCAACACTTGTTCCTATAGTTGTTGAGCAAACCAACCGTGGTGAAAGATCTTATGACATTTATTCACGACTACTAAAAGATAGAATAATTATTCTTAGTGATGAAATTACTGATGATGTTGCGAGCTTGGTTGTAGCACAATTACTCTTTCTAGAAGCAGAAGATCCAGATAAAGATATCTATCTTTATATAAATTCTCCTGGTGGATCTGTAACTGCTGGGTTTGCAATATATGACACAATACAATATATTAAACCAGATGTTTCAACAATTTGTATAGGGATGGCTGCTTCGATGGGAGCTTTTCTATTAACAGCAGGAGCAAAAGGAAAAAGATTTGCTTTACCAAACAGTGAGATAATGATTCATCAACCACTTGGTGGTGTTAGAGGTCAGGCTACTGACATTAAGATTCATGCTGAATGGATTCTAAGAATTAAAGCGAGAATAAACAAAATTTTAAGCGAAAGAACAGGTCAACCTCTTGAAATTATTGAGAGAGACACTGAAAGAGATTTCTTTATGACTGCGGAAGAAGCTTTAAAATATGGTATTATTGATAAGGTTATAACAAATAGGGCTTAGGAAATTTGAGGTGATTATAAGTTGGCAAAAAATGAAGAAAAAAAGATATTAAGATGTTCATTTTGTGGTAAATCACAAGATGAAGTTCGAAGATTAATAGCAGGCCCTGGCGTGTATATATGTGATGAATGTGTTGAGCTTTGTTCTGAAATAATATCCGAAGAATTTGAAGAAGAAGATATTTATAATAGTAGTAATGAAAAATTGCCTACTCCAAAGGAGATAAAAGAGTTTTTAGATCAGTACGTTATTGGTCAAGAACAAGCTAAAAAAACTCTTTCGGTTGCAGTATATAATCATTATAAAAGAATATACTATCAGGACATCAATAAAAAAGATGATATTGAACTACAAAAGAGTAATATTTTAATGTTAGGGCCAACTGGCTCTGGTAAGACATATTTAGCTCAAACATTAGCAAAGATGCTGAATGTACCCTTTGCTATTGCTGATGCAACTACACTTACAGAAGCAGGTTATGTAGGAGAAGATGTAGAGAATATTCTTTTGAGATTAATACAGAACGCTGATTATGATTTAGACAGGGCAGAAAGAGGGATAATATATATTGATGAAATTGATAAAATTGCAAGAAAATCTGATAATCCTTCAATAACTCGTGATGTTTCAGGTGAAGGTGTTCAACAAGCATTACTTAAGATATTAGAAGGAACCATTGCTTCTGTTCCACCTCAAGGAGGAAGAAAGCATCCACACCAAGAATTTATTCAAATTGATACATCAAATATATTATTTATTTGTGGTGGAGCATTTGATGGAATTGAAAAGATAATAGAAAAAAGAATTGGTGAAAAAACATTAGGATTTAACGCTAAGATAGAAAGTAAAAAAGAAAGAAATATTGGTGATGTCTTAAGACAAATAATGCCACAGGATTTATTAAAATATGGAATGATTCCAGAATTTATTGGACGTGTGCCAATTATTGTAACACTTGATGCATTAGATAAAGAAGCACTTGTAAAGATACTAACCGAGCCTAAAAATGCATTAATTAAACAGTATAAAAAGCTATTTAATTTAGATGATGTTGAACTTGATGTTGAAGAAGATGCCCTTTATGCAATAGCTGAAAAAGCTATTGAAAGAAATACTGGTGCAAGAGGCTTAAGAGCAATACTAGAAGAAATTATGTTAGATATAATGTACGATATTCCTTCAAAAGAAAATGTTGAGAAGGTAATAATTAATAAAGATTCTGTAATTAATAATATACCACCAATTGTAATTTATAATGAAAACAAAAAGGCACACAAAAGGCAAATGGTAAGAACAAAGACAAAAGATAAAAAAGGTAATGCTTCATAAAAACATAGGCTGCTGTTAATCAGCAGCTTTTTACTTTTAAATTTTATGAAGGGAAAAAATTTTTTTCATCGAATTATGATATATATATTTTATTTTTGGTGGTTTATATGAATCTAATAAGAGAGTATGTGGAAGAATTAGAGAGAAAGAATCTTTCTTGTTTTGCGACGTTAAGCTCTAATTCTAAGGGCAGATTAAAGCAAGAAGAAAAGTGTCAAATTAGAACAGAATTTCAAAGGGATAGAGATAGAATTATACATTCAAAATCTTTTAGAAGATTAAAACATAAAACACAAGTTTTTATTTCTCCTGAAGGTGACCATTATAGAACAAGACTTACTCATACATTAGAAGTATCTCAAATAGCAAGGACAATTACTAGAGCACTTAGATTAAACGAAGATTTAGCTGAAGCAATTTCATTAGGCCACGATTTAGGTCATACACCTTTTGGACATGCTGGAGAGGATATTTTGAACGAGATTTGCTCTTTTGGGTTTAAACATTTTGAACAAAGCTTAAGAGTTGTGGATTTTCTTGAAGATGATGAAGGTTTAAATTTAACTTTTGAAGTTAGAGATGGAATATTAAATCATACAGGAAATGCAAAACCGTCAACTTTAGAAGGGCAAGTAGTTAAATTAGCTGATAGAATAGCGTATATTAATCATGATATTGATGATGCTATAAGAGCTGGAATATTAAAAGAAAGCGACTTACCTAAAGATTGCCTTGAAGTTCTTGGTTATTCTAAACGTAAGAGAATTAATACTATGATAATGGATATAATAAAAAATAGCATTGAAAAGCCAGAAATAACCATGAGTAAAGAGGTTTCGGATGCAATGTTGTCATTAAGAACATTTTTATTTAACAATGTTTATATAGGTTCAGAAGCAAAAAAAGATGAAAATAAAGCAAAACATATTATAAGCGAATTATTTAATGTTTTTATAAAAAAACCAGAACTACTTCCTAATGATATACAAAAAAATATTGAAGTATATGGCCTTGAAAGATCAGTAGTAGATTACATTGCGGGGATGACTGATAGATATGCAATTCGTAAATTTTATGAAATATTTCTACCATCTCCGTGGAATAGATTATAAAAAATTATTTAATCTGCATAAAGGTATTAATCGAAAATTGTCGAATAATATTATATGCAAATTCACAACTGCAGGTGAAGAATTTTGTTCGAGAAGATAATTGACGAAGTTTTAAGAAGGACAGATATTGTTGATATAGTAAATAGTTATGTTAATCTTAGAAAGTCAGGTGCAAATTACAAAGCTCTTTGTCCTTTTCATAATGAAAGAACTCCTTCCTTTTATGTATCACCTTCAAAACAGATATTTCACTGTTTTGGATGTGGAGTTGGTGGAAATGTAATACATTTTGTTATGCGAATAGAAAATATTACTTTTTTTGAAGCACTTAAAATATTAGCTAGTAAAGTAAATATTAACGCTGATTTATACCAAGTAAATAGTCAAAAGGAAAGAGAACTTCTCAAACAAAAAGAAGAATTATATAAATTATTAGATGAGTGTACAAATATTTTTCATAGCCATCTTTTTGACAGAAAAAATGTTGATGCAGTCAAATATTTATTAAAAAGAGGAATTAAAAAAGATACTGTTAAAAAGTTTAAAATTGGATATTGTCCAGATAATTTTAATTTGTACCAAATATTATCTGAAAAATATGATTCAGAAATTATAAATAAAAGTGGAATATTTTACGAAAAAGATGGGAAATATTATTGCAGATTTAATCAAAGAATAATTTTCCCTATTTTTGATACATTAGATAGAACAATTGCATTTGGCGGAAGGATAATTAATTCTGATAATAAAGCCAAATATATAAATTCACCCGAAACAATATTATTTAATAAATCAAAAACCTTATATGCACTTAATATTGCGAAAAATAGCAAAGAAGATCATTTTATTATTGTTGAAGGGTATATGGATACAATTTCTTTGCAACAAGAAGGAGTTCAAAATGTTATTGGAGTTTTAGGAACAGCTCTAAACAATGAACATTCATATACAATAAAAAGATATAAAAATAATGTGATTCTCTGTTTAGATTCTGATCAAGCAGGAGTAAATGCAGCACTAAGAGGAGCCGAAGTATTATATCAAAATGGTATTAATGTAAAAATAATGGAATTAGAAAACGCAAAGGATCCAGATGAATATGTTAAAAAATTTGGTGTTGATGCATTTTTACTTAAAAAAGGCAATTCGGTGTTTGTGCTTGACTATAAAATAAAGAATCTTTTGAAAAAATATGATATAAATTCTTCAGAAGAAAAAATAAAGTTTATTAATGGATATTATTTAGAAATCCTAAATAAACTCCAAACTGATATTGAGATTGAGGAATATATTAACAAACTATCTAAAATAATTGATATTAGTTCGGATGCTCTAAAAAAACAATTTGAAAAAATGAAACAATCTCAACAAAAAAGAGTTATAAATATTAGTAACAATAAAATTGTTACTCCAAATGATGATAGCATTGATAATAGAATATATAACTCAGAGATCTATCTAATTTCTATTTATTTTGAATGGGCTAATAAAAATGAACAGATAAAACTTTTAGTTAACAAAGATGATTTTATAACAAATGAAAATAAAGATATATTTGAAAAATTAAATAAATTATTAGATGAGGGGATTGAATTGAATTTTCCAACAATGCTGAGTTTTATTGGTAATCAAGCTACACTTTCAGAGTTGACTGAAATATCTTCAAAAGGTTTAAACGATTTTGAAAGTGCAAAAAAGGCAATACTTGAACTAAAGAATAATTTAGCAGAGCTCAACTTAAAAAAACAACTGGTTGCTTTAGATAAAGATACAGATAAACAAAAGTATTTAGAAATAATCGAGAAAATCAAGAAACTTAAAATGAGAAAGGAGGGATAAAATGACCAAGATAAAGAAAAACAATGAAAATGATATTACAGAAAAAAATAAAGTAATCAATATTGAAGAAGCTTTTGAAGAGAAAAAAAATCAAGTTAGAGAGAAAGTTAGGGAAATAATTGAACTTGCAAAAAACAAAGGTTTTTTGACCTTTTCAGAAATACAAGAACATTTTGAAAAATTTGAACTTGATCCACAGCAAATTGATAATATTTATGAAACATTAGAAAAAATGGGTATAGATATAGTTGATGATAGAGTTGAGGATACAGAAAATCTCCAAGAAGATTTAGATTTGACGCTTCCAGAAGGTATAGGAATAGATGATCCTGTAAGAATGTATTTAAAAGAAATTGGTAAAATTCCACTATTAACTTCTGATGAAGAAATTGAACTAGCTAAAAAAATTGAAAAGGGAGATGAAGAAGCAAAAAGGAGATTAGCAGAAGCAAACCTAAGATTAGTTGTTAGCATTGCAAAGAGATATGTAGGAAGAGGTATGCTTTTTTTAGATTTAATTCAAGAAGGGAACCTCGGCTTATTAAAAGCTGTAGATAAATTTGATTATAGAAAAGGGTATAAGTTTTCGACCTATGCTACATGGTGGATTCGACAAGCTATAACAAGAGCAATAGCTGATCAGGCAAGAACAATCAGAATACCAGTTCATATGGTTGAAACAATAAATAAGCTTGTTAGAATATCAAGACAACTTCTTCAAGATAAAGGTAGAGAGCCTACTCCAGAAGAAATAGCAAAAGAAATGAATCTTCCAATAGAAAAAGTTAGGGAAATATTAAAAATTGCTCAAGAACCAGTTTCACTTGAAACTCCAATAGGTGAAGAAGAAGATAGCCATTTAGGTGATTTTATTCCTGATGATGATGCTCTAGCTCCTGCTGATGCAGCAGCTTACTCAATGCTTAAAGAACAATTATTAGATGTTTTAGATTCATTAAATGAGAGAGAAAAAAAGGTTCTAAAACTTAGGTTTGGGCTTGAGGATGGAAGAGCAAGAACACTTGAAGAAGTAGGGAAAGAGTTTAATGTTACAAGAGAGCGAATTAGACAAATAGAGGCGAAAGCACTGAGAAAATTAAGGCATCCAAGTAGGAGTAAAAAGCTTAAAGATTTCTTAGAATAATTAGCCCTTTTATAGGGCTTTTTCTTTTTTATTTGACTTTATTTAATTACTTGTATACAATTTATTTTGCACACATTTCAAAGGGGGATTAAATTATTAATGACTGAATTTAGAGAAGATATTAGAAATATTGCAATAATTGCTCATGTTGATCATGGAAAAACAACACTTGTTGATGCAATGCTAAAACAAGGTGGCGTTTTTAGAGAAAATCAAAATGTAGTTGAAAGAGTTCTTGACTCTAATGAATTGGAACGTGAAAAAGGGATAACCATAATGGCTAAAAATACTGCCATTAATTATAAAGGAGTAAAGATTAATATTGTAGATACACCAGGACATGCAGACTTTGGAAGTGAAGTGGAAAGGGTATTGAAGATGGTTGATGGTGTACTACTTTTAGTTGATGCATTTGAAGGGCCAATGCCACAAACAAAGTTTGTTTTAAGAAAAGCCTTGCAGTTAAATTTAAAACCAGTTGTTGTTATTAACAAAATTGATAGGCCAGATGCTAGACCATTTGATGTAATTGATAAGGTTTTAGAGCTATTTATTGAGTTAGGAGCTAATGATGAACAACTTGAATTTCCATATATATTTGCTTCTGCAAAAGATGGAGTTGCAAAATATGAATTAAATGATGACAATAATGATTTAAAACCATTATTTGAAACAATAATAAAAAATATTCCAGCACCAATTAAAGATACTGATTCACCTTTACAAATGATTGTAACAACAATTGACTACGATAATTATATTGGAAGGATTGCAATTGGTAAGGTTGTAAGAGGTACTATCTTTATAAATCAACAAGTTGTTATTTGTACACCAACTGAAATTTTACAGAGAGTAAAGATTACGAAATTATTCCAATTTGAAGGTCTAAAAAGAGTTGAATGTTCTGAAGCATTTTCAGGTGATATTGTTTGTGTTGCAGGTATTGAGGGAATTAACATAGGGCAAACCATAGCTGATTCAGATAATCCAGAAGCCTTGCCATTTGTAAATATTGATGAGCCTACTATTTCAATGATTTTTTCAACTAATGACTCACCATTTGCTGGTAAAGAAGGACAATTTGTAACTTCAAGACATCTAAGAGAAAGACTGTTTAAAGAACTTGAAACTAACGTTGGGTTAAAAGTAGAAGAAACTGAAACTCCTGATGCTTTCAAAGTATCAGGTAGGGGAGAGTTACATCTTGCAATATTAATTGAAACAATGAGAAGGCAAGGCTATGAATTCCAAGTATCAAAGCCTAAAGTTATTACAAAAGAGGTAAATGGTGAATTTTTAGAGCCATTTGAATATTTGATTATTGATGTGCCTGAAGATTTTATGGGTGTTGTAATGGAAAAATTGGGGCCAAGAAGAGCTCAATTGCAGAATATGACAATGCTTAATGATGGATTCTTAAGACTTGAATTTATCATTCCTGCAAGAGGCTTGATTGGATATAGAAATGAATTTTTAACAGATACAAAAGGTAATGGAATAATGAATCATATCTTTTATGATTATATGCCTTATGCTGGAGAGATTCCTGAAAGAAATAGAGGTGCTTTAGTAGCATTTGAGGCAGGAGAAGCAGTAACATATGGGTTGTACAATGCTCAAGAAAGAGGTAATCTGTTTATTGGTCCTGGTACTCAAGTTTATGAAGGTATGATAGTTGGCCAAAATTCAAGAATAGATGATGTTGTTGTAAATGTATGTAAGAAAAAGCATCTTACTAATATGCGTTCAGCAACAGCAGATGAGGCATTAAGACTTACACCTCCAATTGAATTAAGCCTTGAAGAGTGCTTAGAGTTTTTGGCAGAAGATGAACTTTTAGAGGTTACACCCAAATCTTTAAGATTACGCAAGAAGATTTTAGATACTGAAATGAGAAAAAAAGCTGAAGCAAAGGCAAAGAAGGAATAGGAAGGGTTTTTCATAAAACTCTTCTTATTATTTTATTAAGTATTTATTAAGTATAATATTTAAAATTGAGATATAAATAATTTTATTATACATTATAATACTGAAGATTTTCTCAAAGAAATGATTAAAGTGAGTGAAGAATGTTATAGAGTATTAAAAAAAGGAAAATACTGTGCAATTCTTATTGGTGATACACGAAAAAAAGGACATATAATTCCACTTGGTTTTAGTGTAATGGATATTTTGTTAATTGCACATGAGTATTTATTTATTTTTAAAAAATAAATTATACAGATTATTATTAAAGTTCATCATTCATTGATGAACTATTATTTTTTTAAATATACTTGAATATGATATAATTTATTTGATGTTTTTATGTGAGGTAATTGCTTATGAAAAAAATAAAAAAGAAAAAATTAATGTATTTATTTTGTTTTACACTATTAATTTTCTTTTTCTCGATTATATATTTTTATTTTTTATCTAATAGAAATACAATAAATACTTATATAGAAATACCACAAGATACATCAGCGAAAAAGGTAGCCCAGATTTTGGAAGATAAAGGTATTATTAAAAATAAATATATATTTTTATTATATCTTAAATTTAACAAATATAAGATCGCTGCAGGTAAATATTATCTTTCTAACAAAATGAGCCTAAAAAAAATTTGTGAAGAGCTACAAAAAGGTATTGTTTATAAAAAGACAATTAAGTTCACAATTCCTGAGGGATTTACAGTTATTGATATTGCAAAAAGATTAGATATGCTTGGTATTGTGAAAAAAGAGGATTTTATAAATGAAATCAAGAAAGGTGATATTGATTTTAAATATAAGTTTATTGGAAAAAATGTTTTATATCCATATGAAGGATACTTATTTCCTGATACTTATGAAGTTTATCCTAATACTTCAGCCAAAGATATTATTATTATGATGTTAAATAGATTTACACAAGTATATGAAAGTATTAAGCAATTTAAAAAAACAAATTTGGACCTAAAAAGTACAGTTATTTTAGCATCAATTGTTGAAAAAGAAGCAAAGTATGACAGTGAAAGAAGTCTTATTGCAGGGGTTTTTCTTAATAGATTAAATAAAAATATTAAGTTAGAAAGTTGTGCAACAGTAGAATATTTACTACCAAAGCATAAAGAAGTTTTGACTTATAATGATTTAAAAATAGATTCATATTATAATACATATAAATACAATGGTTTACCACCGTCAGCAATATCTAACCCTGGCAAAAAAAGCTTATTGTCTGCATTAAATCCCCAAAAGACTGATTATTT carries:
- the dnaG gene encoding DNA primase; the encoded protein is MFEKIIDEVLRRTDIVDIVNSYVNLRKSGANYKALCPFHNERTPSFYVSPSKQIFHCFGCGVGGNVIHFVMRIENITFFEALKILASKVNINADLYQVNSQKERELLKQKEELYKLLDECTNIFHSHLFDRKNVDAVKYLLKRGIKKDTVKKFKIGYCPDNFNLYQILSEKYDSEIINKSGIFYEKDGKYYCRFNQRIIFPIFDTLDRTIAFGGRIINSDNKAKYINSPETILFNKSKTLYALNIAKNSKEDHFIIVEGYMDTISLQQEGVQNVIGVLGTALNNEHSYTIKRYKNNVILCLDSDQAGVNAALRGAEVLYQNGINVKIMELENAKDPDEYVKKFGVDAFLLKKGNSVFVLDYKIKNLLKKYDINSSEEKIKFINGYYLEILNKLQTDIEIEEYINKLSKIIDISSDALKKQFEKMKQSQQKRVINISNNKIVTPNDDSIDNRIYNSEIYLISIYFEWANKNEQIKLLVNKDDFITNENKDIFEKLNKLLDEGIELNFPTMLSFIGNQATLSELTEISSKGLNDFESAKKAILELKNNLAELNLKKQLVALDKDTDKQKYLEIIEKIKKLKMRKEG
- the rpoD gene encoding RNA polymerase sigma factor RpoD — its product is MTKIKKNNENDITEKNKVINIEEAFEEKKNQVREKVREIIELAKNKGFLTFSEIQEHFEKFELDPQQIDNIYETLEKMGIDIVDDRVEDTENLQEDLDLTLPEGIGIDDPVRMYLKEIGKIPLLTSDEEIELAKKIEKGDEEAKRRLAEANLRLVVSIAKRYVGRGMLFLDLIQEGNLGLLKAVDKFDYRKGYKFSTYATWWIRQAITRAIADQARTIRIPVHMVETINKLVRISRQLLQDKGREPTPEEIAKEMNLPIEKVREILKIAQEPVSLETPIGEEEDSHLGDFIPDDDALAPADAAAYSMLKEQLLDVLDSLNEREKKVLKLRFGLEDGRARTLEEVGKEFNVTRERIRQIEAKALRKLRHPSRSKKLKDFLE
- the typA gene encoding translational GTPase TypA — encoded protein: MTEFREDIRNIAIIAHVDHGKTTLVDAMLKQGGVFRENQNVVERVLDSNELEREKGITIMAKNTAINYKGVKINIVDTPGHADFGSEVERVLKMVDGVLLLVDAFEGPMPQTKFVLRKALQLNLKPVVVINKIDRPDARPFDVIDKVLELFIELGANDEQLEFPYIFASAKDGVAKYELNDDNNDLKPLFETIIKNIPAPIKDTDSPLQMIVTTIDYDNYIGRIAIGKVVRGTIFINQQVVICTPTEILQRVKITKLFQFEGLKRVECSEAFSGDIVCVAGIEGINIGQTIADSDNPEALPFVNIDEPTISMIFSTNDSPFAGKEGQFVTSRHLRERLFKELETNVGLKVEETETPDAFKVSGRGELHLAILIETMRRQGYEFQVSKPKVITKEVNGEFLEPFEYLIIDVPEDFMGVVMEKLGPRRAQLQNMTMLNDGFLRLEFIIPARGLIGYRNEFLTDTKGNGIMNHIFYDYMPYAGEIPERNRGALVAFEAGEAVTYGLYNAQERGNLFIGPGTQVYEGMIVGQNSRIDDVVVNVCKKKHLTNMRSATADEALRLTPPIELSLEECLEFLAEDELLEVTPKSLRLRKKILDTEMRKKAEAKAKKE
- the mltG gene encoding endolytic transglycosylase MltG, with product MKKIKKKKLMYLFCFTLLIFFFSIIYFYFLSNRNTINTYIEIPQDTSAKKVAQILEDKGIIKNKYIFLLYLKFNKYKIAAGKYYLSNKMSLKKICEELQKGIVYKKTIKFTIPEGFTVIDIAKRLDMLGIVKKEDFINEIKKGDIDFKYKFIGKNVLYPYEGYLFPDTYEVYPNTSAKDIIIMMLNRFTQVYESIKQFKKTNLDLKSTVILASIVEKEAKYDSERSLIAGVFLNRLNKNIKLESCATVEYLLPKHKEVLTYNDLKIDSYYNTYKYNGLPPSAISNPGKKSLLSALNPQKTDYLYFVLKKNGYHHFSKTYKEHLEFQKQNEGEKQ